From a single Anoplolepis gracilipes chromosome 3, ASM4749672v1, whole genome shotgun sequence genomic region:
- the Ogre gene encoding innexin inx1, which yields MYKLLGDLSRYFKRQDIITDSMVFRLHNHFTTVMLFTCSILLTATQYVGNPISCIVQGLPTHAINTYCWITSTFTMPDAFNRQVGVEVAHPGIANDFGDHEARKYYTYYQWVCFVLFFQAVLCYLPQWLWGLWEGGLMNALVMGMNHGMDTEENLTKKKSALMDYLMQHIRSHTTYVYRYFFCEFLCLVNIFAQLYLMNRFFDGEFWSYGLRVLQFSDTPQEERVDPMVYVFPRVTKCIFHKYGASGTIQQHDSLCILPQNIVNEKTYIFIWFWFFLMGIMLLGLLIYRAMIFFAPTIRPRLLHLSTRLLPIETCQSVSKKVDLGDWWILYILSANMDSLLYKEFLMEFTKKMANTNSKAMV from the exons ATGTATAAGCTACTAGGAGATTTGAGCCGTTATTTCAAACGGCAAGATATTATTACGGATTCTATGGTGTTTCGGCTGCACAATCACTTCACCACGGTGATGTTGTTCACGTGCTCGATATTGCTCACGGCCACCCAGTACGTGGGTAACCCGATCTCTTGCATCGTCCAGGGTCTGCCTACGCACGCCATCAACACTTATTGCTGGATAACTTCCACCTTCACTATGCCGGATGCGTTCAATCGACAG GTTGGTGTGGAGGTCGCCCATCCGGGAATAGCCAACGACTTCGGAGATCACGAGGCAAGGAAATACTACACGTACTATCAGTGGGTCTGTTTTGTGCTGTTTTTCCAG GCAGTTTTATGCTATTTACCACAATGGCTATGGGGCTTGTGGGAAGGCGGTCTGATGAACGCGCTGGTCATGGGAATGAATCACGGCATGGATACCGAGGAGAATCTCACGAAGAAGAAAAGCGCTCTCATGGATTATTTAATGCAGCACATCAGg AGTCACACCACGTACGTGTATCGGTACTTTTTCTGTGAATTTCTGTGCCTCGTCAACATATTCGCTCAGCTCTATCTGATGAATCGATTCTTCGACGGTGAGTTCTGGAGCTACGGTCTGCGAGTGCTACAGTTCTCGGACACGCCACAGGAGGAACGTGTTGATCCCATGGTCTATGTGTTCCCACGTGTCACCAAATGCATCTTCCACAAGTATGGTGCCTCGGGCACGATACAGCAGCACGATTCCCTCTGTATACTGCCGCAAAACATCGTCAACGAGAAGACGTACATCTTCATCTGGTTCTGGTTCTTCCTCATGGGCATCATGCTACTCGGTCTCTTGATCTACAGAGCGATGATCTTCTTCGCGCCAACGATACGACCGAGACTGCTGCATCTGTCGACGAGACTGCTACCCATCGAGACCTGCCAAAGTGTCAGCAAGAAGGTCGACCTTGGTGATTGGTGGATACTCTATATCCTCTCGGCCAACATGGATTCCCTTCTTTACAAGGAGTTCCTTATGGAGTTCACGAAAAAGATGGCTAACACCAATTCGAAGGCTATGGTGTAA